A region from the Candidatus Zixiibacteriota bacterium genome encodes:
- a CDS encoding ABC transporter permease gives MWFMTFRIALRALGRNKLRAFLTMLGIIIGVGAVIAMVAIGEGAKATIRAQIASLGTNVLMIVPGTVTQGGVRFGAGGVTTLVEADARAIMSEVPAVAFASPALRRFEQTVAGNLNWGTLIQGVAPEYQQIRDWPVVEGRFLNDGDVENAAKVAVIGQTIVDSLFGNDDPIDAVIRIRNIPFRVVGVLGPKGQSSQGTDQDDTILIPYTTMQKRLMRITHLQSIIVSAVSADRVEEAKEQITALLRQRHRIGPDRDDDFTIRNLSDIAEAASTSAHVMAVLLGSVASISLLVGGIGIMNIMLVSVTERTREIGIRMAVGARGRDIMLQFLVEAVVMAATGGLLGILLGIGSSQILKSWAHWPTLVSPHIVAVAFIFSGAVGVFFGFYPAKKAANLDPIEALRYE, from the coding sequence ATGTGGTTCATGACGTTCCGGATCGCGCTGCGCGCGCTCGGCCGCAACAAGCTGCGAGCGTTTCTGACGATGCTCGGCATCATCATCGGCGTCGGCGCGGTCATCGCGATGGTGGCGATCGGTGAGGGCGCAAAAGCGACCATCCGGGCGCAGATCGCGAGCCTCGGGACCAACGTCCTGATGATCGTCCCGGGCACCGTCACCCAGGGCGGGGTCCGGTTCGGGGCCGGCGGGGTCACCACATTGGTCGAGGCGGACGCCAGAGCGATCATGAGCGAGGTCCCGGCGGTGGCTTTCGCCTCGCCCGCGCTCCGCCGCTTCGAGCAGACCGTTGCCGGCAACCTGAACTGGGGGACGCTGATTCAGGGCGTGGCGCCCGAGTATCAGCAGATCCGCGACTGGCCGGTGGTCGAAGGCCGCTTTCTCAACGACGGGGACGTCGAAAACGCCGCCAAGGTCGCCGTAATCGGGCAGACGATCGTCGACAGCCTGTTCGGGAACGACGATCCCATCGACGCGGTCATCCGCATCCGCAACATCCCGTTCCGGGTCGTCGGGGTGCTCGGCCCCAAGGGACAGAGCAGCCAGGGAACCGATCAGGACGACACCATCCTCATCCCGTACACGACGATGCAGAAGCGGTTGATGCGCATCACGCACCTGCAGAGCATCATCGTCTCGGCCGTCAGCGCCGATCGCGTGGAGGAAGCCAAGGAGCAGATCACCGCGCTGTTGCGCCAGCGCCACCGCATCGGTCCCGATCGCGACGACGACTTCACGATCCGCAATCTCTCCGACATCGCGGAAGCCGCCTCGACGAGCGCTCACGTGATGGCCGTGTTGCTGGGGAGCGTGGCGTCGATATCGCTTCTGGTGGGCGGCATCGGAATCATGAACATCATGCTGGTCTCGGTGACGGAGCGGACTCGCGAGATCGGCATCCGGATGGCGGTGGGCGCCCGCGGGCGCGACATCATGCTCCAGTTCCTGGTCGAGGCGGTGGTGATGGCGGCGACCGGAGGCCTGCTCGGCATCCTCCTCGGGATCGGCAGCTCCCAGATCCTCAAGAGCTGGGCGCACTGGCCGACGCTCGTCAGCCCCCACATCGTCGCCGTGGCCTTCATTTTCTCCGGCGCGGTCGGCGTCTTCTTCGGCTTCTATCCGGCCAAAAAGGCGGCCAACCTCGATCCGATCGAAGCGCTGCGGTACGAGTGA
- a CDS encoding 3-hydroxyacyl-CoA dehydrogenase NAD-binding domain-containing protein: MTDKKEKIGVLGAGTMGAGIAQVAAQAGFRTLLYDVSQELVDKGLERIRSFLEGSRERGKLSAEQEAEILGRLEGKTRLEDFAGCDLIIEAAPERLDLKRDIFRQVDGLCAETTLIATNTSSLSVTAIAAGARHPQRILGLHFFNPPPLMALVEVVRGERTAPETVERATELVRQMGKTPVRAKDTPGFIVNRVARPFYNEALQILGSGDAQVETIDRVMKEAGNFRMGPFELMDLIGIDINYAATESLYRSFFEDPRFRPSPLQQRMMMGGHLGRKTGRGFYVYDKK; the protein is encoded by the coding sequence ATGACCGACAAGAAAGAAAAAATCGGCGTTCTGGGTGCCGGAACGATGGGGGCGGGAATCGCCCAGGTCGCAGCCCAGGCCGGTTTCCGAACCCTGCTTTACGATGTTTCGCAGGAGCTCGTGGACAAGGGACTGGAACGGATCCGGAGTTTCCTGGAGGGAAGCCGTGAGCGCGGCAAGCTCAGCGCGGAGCAGGAAGCGGAGATCCTGGGGCGGCTCGAAGGGAAGACCCGGCTCGAGGACTTCGCGGGGTGCGACCTGATCATCGAGGCGGCGCCGGAAAGGCTCGACCTCAAGCGGGACATCTTCAGGCAAGTGGACGGCCTTTGCGCCGAGACGACGTTGATCGCGACCAATACCTCTTCCCTTTCCGTCACCGCGATTGCGGCCGGGGCGCGGCACCCGCAGCGGATTTTGGGGTTGCATTTCTTCAACCCGCCGCCGCTGATGGCTCTGGTCGAGGTCGTCCGCGGAGAGCGCACCGCGCCCGAGACGGTCGAGCGCGCGACGGAGCTGGTGCGCCAGATGGGAAAGACCCCGGTCCGCGCCAAGGACACTCCCGGATTCATCGTCAACCGCGTGGCGCGCCCGTTCTACAACGAGGCGCTGCAAATCCTCGGCAGCGGCGACGCGCAGGTGGAAACGATCGATCGCGTCATGAAGGAGGCGGGCAACTTCCGCATGGGGCCCTTCGAGCTGATGGACCTGATCGGCATCGACATCAACTACGCGGCGACCGAATCGCTTTACCGCTCCTTCTTCGAAGACCCGAGGTTCCGCCCGAGCCCCCTCCAGCAGCGGATGATGATGGGCGGCCATCTGGGGCGCAAGACCGGCCGCGGCTTTTACGTCTATGACAAGAAATAG
- the rnr gene encoding ribonuclease R produces the protein MPALPGSQDRPSARNSATEKILALFARNPRLRLTPAEIQRRGGFAPKDLQAVVDALRALCREGRLVRLKKNHYALPDRRHLVVGRVHAHPDGYGFLIPEDKSIADLYLSRREMRRLMHGDRVVARADRRERAGFEARVIQILERGQKRVVGTYREIDGRPFVIPMDARIAPMISLRPSALRPPEGKVIAAEIARYGTAFSAPEAVLVEIVGDADDPETHVRSIVYRYGLSPAFSEAARREAAACRFEIPAPEIAARADLRSLAFVTIDGENARDFDDAVHVRKKDGRYELFVSIADVAFYVRPQSALDEEAYARGTSVYFPDRALPMLPEVLSNGICSLNPGEDRLTKTVALEIGARGEITRSRFLSSVIRSRARMTYTEVARILGDGDAEATARCRDLVGQFRLMEELALLLCERRRARGSLDFDLPEAEIVLDLQGVPENIVRAERNIAHRIIEEFMISANEAVARHLTEHHFPLLYRVHEGPDPQAVEAIAPFLASLGYRLPVKREKLAPTEVQRVLEACRGKPEEKVVNHVLLRAMKQAHYQPENIGHFGLASTCYTHFTSPIRRYPDLIVHRMLERLLQGTRLRPSERDELLRYLDEAGRHTSERERNAMDAEREMIDLKKAQFMMDKLGEEFAGFITRLAGFGFFVELEDYFVEGLVRLSTLTDDDYHYYEKEYVIKGRRHGRKFRLGDRVRIKVTRITAFRGEIDFELVSGPPL, from the coding sequence ATGCCCGCGTTACCCGGATCGCAAGACCGCCCCTCCGCGCGGAACTCCGCGACGGAGAAAATCCTCGCCCTGTTCGCGCGCAATCCCAGGCTGCGGCTGACGCCCGCCGAGATTCAAAGACGCGGGGGTTTTGCGCCCAAGGATCTTCAGGCCGTCGTCGACGCCCTGAGAGCGCTCTGCCGCGAAGGACGGCTGGTGCGGCTCAAGAAAAACCATTATGCGCTTCCCGATCGCCGCCACCTGGTCGTCGGGCGGGTTCACGCCCACCCCGACGGCTACGGGTTCCTCATCCCCGAGGACAAAAGCATCGCCGATCTCTACCTCAGCCGGCGCGAGATGCGGCGGCTGATGCACGGGGACCGGGTCGTGGCGCGCGCCGACCGCAGGGAGCGCGCCGGCTTCGAGGCCCGCGTCATCCAGATCCTCGAACGCGGCCAGAAACGGGTGGTCGGGACCTACCGGGAGATCGACGGACGGCCTTTTGTGATTCCCATGGACGCCAGGATCGCGCCGATGATCTCGCTCCGGCCGTCGGCTCTCCGACCGCCGGAGGGGAAGGTGATCGCGGCGGAGATCGCGCGCTACGGCACCGCCTTCTCGGCGCCTGAGGCCGTTCTGGTCGAGATCGTGGGCGACGCCGACGATCCGGAGACCCACGTTCGTTCCATCGTCTACCGCTACGGCCTGAGCCCTGCGTTTTCGGAAGCGGCCCGGCGCGAGGCCGCGGCTTGCCGGTTCGAGATCCCGGCCCCCGAGATCGCGGCGCGGGCCGATCTGCGCTCGCTCGCGTTCGTGACGATCGATGGAGAGAACGCGCGCGATTTCGACGACGCGGTCCACGTCCGGAAAAAGGACGGGCGCTACGAGCTGTTCGTGTCGATCGCGGACGTCGCGTTTTACGTGCGGCCGCAGAGCGCGCTCGACGAAGAGGCCTACGCTCGGGGCACCAGCGTCTACTTTCCCGACCGCGCGCTCCCGATGCTCCCTGAAGTTCTCTCGAACGGGATCTGCAGCCTGAATCCCGGCGAAGACCGCTTGACCAAGACGGTCGCGCTGGAAATCGGTGCCAGAGGCGAGATCACGCGAAGCCGTTTCCTGAGCTCCGTGATCCGCAGCCGCGCCCGCATGACCTATACCGAGGTCGCCCGGATCCTCGGGGACGGCGACGCCGAGGCCACCGCGCGCTGCCGCGATCTGGTGGGGCAGTTCCGGCTGATGGAAGAGCTGGCGCTCCTGCTCTGCGAGCGGCGTCGGGCGAGAGGCAGCCTCGACTTCGATCTCCCGGAAGCGGAGATCGTGCTCGATCTCCAGGGAGTCCCGGAAAACATCGTCCGCGCCGAGCGCAACATCGCCCACCGGATCATCGAGGAGTTCATGATTTCCGCCAATGAGGCCGTCGCCCGCCACCTCACCGAGCATCATTTTCCGCTGCTGTACCGGGTGCACGAAGGACCCGACCCGCAGGCGGTCGAGGCGATCGCGCCGTTTCTCGCGAGCCTCGGCTACCGACTTCCCGTCAAGCGGGAGAAGCTCGCCCCCACGGAGGTGCAGCGGGTGCTCGAGGCCTGCCGCGGCAAGCCCGAAGAGAAGGTCGTCAACCACGTCCTGCTGCGCGCGATGAAGCAGGCGCACTACCAGCCGGAGAACATCGGCCACTTCGGGCTCGCTTCGACGTGCTACACGCATTTCACCTCACCGATACGGCGTTACCCGGATCTGATCGTCCACCGGATGCTCGAGCGCTTGCTGCAGGGCACCAGACTCAGGCCGAGCGAGCGCGACGAGCTCCTCCGCTACCTCGACGAGGCCGGCAGGCACACCTCGGAGCGCGAGCGCAACGCCATGGACGCGGAGCGGGAGATGATCGATCTCAAGAAGGCGCAGTTCATGATGGACAAGCTGGGCGAGGAATTCGCGGGCTTCATCACACGCCTCGCAGGCTTCGGCTTCTTCGTCGAGCTCGAGGACTACTTCGTCGAAGGCCTCGTGCGCCTCTCCACGCTGACCGACGACGACTACCACTATTACGAGAAGGAATACGTCATCAAAGGCCGCCGCCACGGGCGCAAGTTCCGCCTCGGCGACCGCGTCCGGATCAAGGTGACGCGCATCACCGCGTTTCGCGGGGAAATCGACTTCGAGCTGGTTTCGGGCCCGCCGCTCTGA
- a CDS encoding ABC transporter ATP-binding protein: protein MSEVIRVEELYKTYRMGDVEVPALRGINLTVERGEFIAVMGSSGSGKSTFMNILGCLDRPTSGRYFLEGEEVGSLDPDQWAHIRNKRIGFVFQGFNLLPRTSALENVELPMMYNGFAGRERRARAMEVLSLVGLEERTDHTPNQLSGGQQQRVAIARALVNRPSLILADEPTGNLDSATSAEIMTLFQKLNVEQGITIILVTHEADIAGYAQRRVVFRDGVIIADQKNPAAAAGGDQTRGAPQARKE from the coding sequence ATGAGCGAGGTCATTCGCGTCGAGGAGCTTTACAAGACCTACCGCATGGGGGACGTGGAGGTGCCGGCCCTGCGGGGGATCAATCTCACGGTCGAGCGCGGGGAATTCATTGCGGTGATGGGCTCCTCGGGCTCCGGCAAGTCGACCTTCATGAACATCCTCGGATGTCTTGACCGGCCGACGAGCGGGAGGTATTTCCTCGAAGGCGAGGAGGTCGGCTCGCTCGACCCGGACCAGTGGGCGCACATCCGCAACAAGCGCATCGGCTTCGTGTTCCAGGGCTTCAACCTGCTGCCGCGCACCAGCGCCCTGGAGAACGTGGAGCTGCCGATGATGTACAACGGCTTCGCGGGGCGGGAGCGGCGCGCGCGGGCGATGGAAGTTCTCTCGCTCGTCGGGCTGGAAGAGCGCACCGACCATACGCCGAACCAGCTCTCGGGCGGCCAGCAGCAGCGCGTCGCGATCGCACGCGCCCTGGTCAACCGGCCGTCGCTCATCCTCGCCGACGAGCCCACCGGAAACCTCGATTCGGCGACCAGCGCGGAGATCATGACGCTCTTCCAGAAGCTCAACGTCGAGCAGGGCATCACGATCATCCTGGTGACGCACGAGGCCGACATCGCGGGATATGCGCAGCGGCGGGTCGTCTTCCGCGACGGCGTGATCATCGCAGACCAGAAGAACCCAGCGGCCGCTGCCGGCGGCGACCAGACCCGGGGAGCGCCCCAGGCCCGGAAGGAGTGA
- a CDS encoding DUF4911 domain-containing protein has protein sequence MKLETIYLETLPEHIAYVKFIFESYEHVGIVRTVDRRRAVIVLLVVPDFVETARRIVASLKSEIPLVEPPEPVDSSDDWLMKELDDMENGF, from the coding sequence ATGAAGCTCGAGACGATCTACCTCGAAACCCTCCCGGAGCATATCGCCTACGTCAAGTTCATCTTCGAGTCGTACGAGCACGTCGGCATCGTCCGCACGGTCGACCGCAGGCGCGCGGTTATCGTGCTTCTGGTGGTCCCCGATTTCGTCGAGACCGCCCGCCGGATCGTGGCTTCTTTGAAGAGCGAAATTCCTCTCGTCGAGCCCCCCGAACCCGTCGATTCTTCGGACGACTGGCTGATGAAAGAGCTCGACGACATGGAAAACGGCTTCTAG
- a CDS encoding thiolase family protein: MREAVIVRAVRTPMGRHGGILKDIRTDDLAAHVIARLLEQSGVDKAEIEDVYFGCTNQAGEDSRNVARNAALLAGLPYTVPGVTVNRLCGSGLEAIVQAGRAVETDHGDLFVAGGVESMTRGPWVMGKPSVAFQRGDVTVYDSSLGWRFPNPRMAELYSLINNGETAENVADKYGIGRKEQDEFALGSHQKAIRAQQTGRLKDEIVPVEIPQRKGAPVVCDRDEGPRADTSMEKLAALPPSFRKGGSVTAGNSSPLSDGAAALLIATPQKAEQLRLKPLARIIASAAAGVHPDYMGIGPIPASQKALRRAGLRMDQIDLVELNEAFASQVLACVRELEIDPAKLNVNGGAIALGHPLGCSGARIMTTLLHEMQKRGSRYGLATMCIGVGQGIATVVERLS; the protein is encoded by the coding sequence ATGAGAGAGGCGGTCATCGTCAGAGCCGTGCGCACGCCCATGGGACGTCACGGCGGCATCCTCAAGGACATCCGCACCGACGACCTCGCGGCTCACGTCATCGCCAGGCTGCTCGAGCAGAGCGGTGTCGACAAGGCGGAAATCGAGGACGTCTATTTCGGTTGCACGAATCAGGCCGGGGAAGACTCCCGTAACGTGGCGCGCAACGCCGCCTTGCTCGCGGGGCTGCCTTATACCGTTCCCGGCGTTACGGTGAACCGGCTGTGCGGCTCCGGTCTGGAGGCGATCGTTCAGGCCGGGCGGGCGGTCGAGACGGATCACGGCGATCTGTTCGTCGCCGGCGGGGTCGAAAGCATGACCCGGGGACCCTGGGTGATGGGAAAGCCATCGGTCGCGTTTCAGCGCGGCGACGTCACCGTTTACGACAGCTCCCTCGGCTGGCGTTTTCCCAACCCCCGCATGGCCGAGCTCTATTCATTGATCAACAACGGGGAAACCGCCGAAAACGTCGCCGACAAATACGGCATCGGCCGCAAGGAGCAGGACGAGTTCGCGCTGGGAAGCCATCAAAAGGCGATCCGCGCGCAGCAGACGGGGCGCCTGAAAGACGAGATCGTCCCGGTGGAGATCCCGCAACGAAAAGGAGCGCCGGTGGTGTGCGACAGGGACGAGGGGCCGCGCGCCGATACCTCCATGGAAAAGCTCGCGGCGCTTCCGCCCTCCTTCAGGAAGGGCGGAAGCGTCACCGCCGGCAACTCCTCGCCGCTCTCCGACGGCGCCGCGGCGCTCCTGATCGCCACGCCGCAAAAAGCCGAGCAGCTCAGGCTCAAACCGCTCGCGCGTATCATCGCGTCGGCCGCGGCCGGCGTCCACCCCGACTACATGGGCATCGGCCCGATTCCGGCGTCGCAAAAGGCGCTGCGCCGCGCCGGCTTGCGCATGGACCAGATCGACCTCGTCGAGCTGAACGAGGCCTTCGCGTCCCAGGTGCTGGCTTGCGTGCGCGAGCTGGAAATCGATCCGGCGAAGCTCAACGTCAACGGCGGCGCCATCGCGCTGGGCCACCCGCTCGGCTGCAGCGGCGCGAGAATCATGACCACGCTGCTTCACGAGATGCAAAAGCGCGGCAGCCGCTACGGCCTGGCGACCATGTGCATCGGCGTGGGCCAGGGAATCGCGACGGTCGTGGAGCGGCTCTCCTGA
- a CDS encoding 3-hydroxyacyl-CoA dehydrogenase family protein yields the protein MTRNSVVVLGENRLAQELIALARAHGWEASAAAGAASVGAAVPLVVDAGAGDLHRKKANVEQLDAVLGASSVIVTSCLSACVTEQASGAVKNPARVVGFATFRPLKERKLVEVAGGLRSAETAIRAAEDFFKALGKETVRVKDAAGLTFPRILSLIINEAARALEEGVAAADEIDLAMRLGVNYPKGPLRWGDEIGLDEVLAVLEGLLRETGDDRYRPAPLLKKMVAAGFVGETAGKGFYSYRDGEEPT from the coding sequence ATGACAAGAAATAGCGTCGTCGTCCTCGGCGAGAATCGCCTGGCCCAGGAGCTCATCGCGCTCGCGCGCGCGCACGGATGGGAGGCGTCCGCGGCGGCCGGTGCGGCATCCGTCGGCGCGGCGGTACCCCTGGTCGTCGACGCCGGGGCCGGAGATCTCCACCGCAAGAAAGCGAACGTGGAGCAGCTCGACGCCGTGCTCGGCGCCTCCTCGGTGATCGTCACTTCGTGCCTGAGCGCCTGCGTGACGGAGCAGGCCTCCGGGGCGGTGAAAAACCCCGCCAGGGTCGTCGGGTTCGCGACGTTCCGGCCGCTGAAGGAGAGAAAGCTGGTGGAGGTGGCGGGAGGGCTGCGCAGCGCCGAGACCGCGATCCGCGCGGCGGAGGACTTCTTCAAGGCGCTCGGCAAGGAGACCGTCCGCGTCAAGGATGCGGCCGGCCTGACGTTCCCGCGTATCCTCAGCCTGATCATCAACGAGGCCGCGCGCGCGCTGGAGGAAGGCGTTGCGGCGGCGGACGAGATCGACCTTGCCATGCGGCTCGGGGTCAACTATCCGAAGGGGCCGCTGCGCTGGGGCGACGAGATCGGCCTGGACGAGGTGCTCGCCGTTCTCGAAGGGCTGCTGCGGGAAACGGGAGACGACCGCTACCGGCCCGCTCCGCTCCTGAAGAAAATGGTCGCGGCAGGCTTCGTCGGAGAGACCGCGGGCAAGGGGTTTTATTCTTACCGCGACGGAGAGGAGCCCACATGA